The following proteins come from a genomic window of Astatotilapia calliptera chromosome 11, fAstCal1.2, whole genome shotgun sequence:
- the LOC113032802 gene encoding uncharacterized protein LOC113032802 produces the protein MLLSNDQNQSTFAPVSVPPVKSVDRAESQDSFRTWHPPVSLAEFQHSNSKPKPEVDNGTHPPTTNLSKLTRAELKTDVERANPRTYIGAQSQTPRHMLPMSVSQPPDPLAQYLARRDLVTSGLYQFDDKPENFHAWRSSFTNAVAEVQLTETQELDLMTKWLGKESGQQIRCIRSVHVNNAGLALRKAWERLNDCYGAPEMIEQSLFQRLDSFPKIAAKDHIRLRELGDLLMEIQGAKEDGYLTGLSYLDTSRGIGPIVDKLPYGLQEKWVSSGSWYKEENNGCFPPFSYFCNFVCHEAKKRNDPSFIRQSNGANPTKSERLPMKSFNTNKSIAVHKTDVSTINSDPNKNCPLHNKPHPLKKCRTFRNKSMDDRKAFLKQKGICFKCCSSTSHVAKDCKSSVTCLECESIYHDAAMHPGPQPQLTKAPPPPQENGGEGEDDSNVTDVRTSCTEVCGPGQWGRSCSKICLAKVYPKHSKHKAIKAYVILDDQSNRSLARPEFFELFGVENKPLLYHLRTCSGVIETYGRKAEGFQIESLNGNVLIPLPPLLECPEIPNNQAEIPTPGVVLHHPHLHHIAKHIPDLHPEAEILLLLGRDVLRAHKVRQQVNGPHNAPFAQRLDLGWVVIGEVCLGNVHKPIVDTFKTHVLDSGRHSIFQPCASFMQVKEIQPSFNESNKMPERILGHTVFNQSEHDNKPAPSIEDILFLEIMDTNVHRDDTGSWVAPLPFKEPRQRLPNNKEHAVKRFESLQCQFRKKPEMQKQYVAFMEKIIANGHTEVAPPLREDEECWFLPSFGVYHPQKPNQIRVVFDSSAWYCGVSLNDVLLTGPDLNNSLLGVLLRFRRERVAILADIQQMFHCFLVHERHRNFLRFLWYEENDLTKAVIDYRMRIHVFGNSPSPAVAIYGLRRAIAEGAQKYGADTVKFVERHFYVDDGLVSLPSEAEAIKLLQRTQASLAESNLRLHKFVSNSPAVTGAFPPEDCVALIKDLDLSGETAPMQRSLGLLWEIRKDTFTFSASTIIKPFTRRGVLSTVNSVFDPMGMLAPVTIQGRALLRELSSELTEMHLSQKTS, from the coding sequence ATGTTGCTCTCAAATGATCAGAATCAGTCTACCTTCGCACCAGTATCTGTCCCACCTGTTAAATCTGTAGACCGTGCAGAATCACAAGACAGTTTCAGAACATGGCATCCACCTGTAAGCTTAGCGGAATTCCAACATAGCAATAGCAAGCCCAAGCCTGAAGTGGATAATGGGACGCATCCACCCACAACAAACCTGTCTAAACTGACTAGAGCTGAATTGAAGACCGACGTCGAAAGAGCAAACCCTCGCACGTATATAGGTGCTCAATCACAAACACCCCGGCATATGCTTCCAATGAGCGTGTCACAACCACCAGACCCTCTGGCACAATATTTGGCGCGACGTGATCTCGTTACGTCAGGACTGTACCAATTTGATGATAAGCCAGAGAATTTCCATGCATGGCGGTCCTCATTCACTAACGCTGTGGCTGAGGTTCAACTTACAGAAACACAAGAATTAGACCTCATGACCAAATGGTTAGGAAAAGAGTCTGGACAGCAAATAAGATGCATACGCTCAGTGCATGTGAATAATGCTGGTTTGGCTCTGCGCAAGGCATGGGAGAGGCTGAATGACTGCTATGGTGCCCCTGAAATGATCGAGCAGTCACTGTTTCAGAGACTTGACAGTTTTCCAAAAATTGCAGCCAAAGATCACATCAGATTACGTGAACTTGGGGATTTGCTTATGGAGATACAAGGCGCCAAGGAGGATGGATACCTCACTGGGCTGTCATATCTAGACACTTCCAGAGGTATTGGACCCATAGTAGACAAGCTCCCATATGGGCTCCAGGAGAAGTGGGTGTCATCTGGGTCGTGGTACAAAGAAGAGAATAACGGCTGCTTCCCTCCCTTTAGTTACTTTTGTAACTTTGTCTGTCATGAGGCAAAGAAGCGAAATGACCCCAGCTTTATTCGTCAAAGCAACGGCGCAAACCCCACAAAATCAGAAAGATTACCTATGAAGAGCTTTAACACCAACAAGTCTATCGCAGTTCACAAAACAGATGTCTCTACAATCAACAGCGACCCTAACAAGAACTGCCCATTGCACAATAAACCTCACCCACTTAAAAAATGCAGGACATTCAGAAACAAGTCCATGGATGACAGGAAGGCCTTTCTAAAACAGAAAGGAATATGCTTCAAGTGTTGTTCTTCAACTTCACATGTTGCCAAAGACTGCAAATCTTCCGTGACATGCTTAGAGTGTGAAAGCATCTATCATGATGCAGCCATGCACCCTGGCCCACAACCTCAACTCACCAAggctcctccaccaccacaagAGAACGGCGGGGAGGGAGAAGATGACTCTAATGTAACTGATGTTAGAACCAGCTGCACAGAGGTTTGTGGCCCCGGCCAGTGGGGTCGTTCTTGCTCTAAGATCTGCCTTGCAAAGGTCTACCCCAAACATTCAAAACACAAAGCCATTAAAGCTTATGTAATTCTGGACGACCAGAGCAATCGCTCATTAGCCAGGCCAGAGTTCTTTGAGCTGTTTGGTGTGGAGAACAAACCACTCTTATACCATCTCAGAACATGCTCCGGCGTCATCGAAACGTATGGCAGGAAGGCAGAAGGATTCCAGATAGAGTCGTTGAATGGCAACGTTCTCATACCTCTTCCACCACTCCTTGAGTGCCCTGAAATCCCTAACAATCAAGCTGAAATCCCAACACCAGGTGTAGTTTTGCATCATCCTCATCTCCACCATATAGCCAAACACATCCCTGATCTACACCCAGAAGCAGAGATACTCCTGCTGCTCGGGAGAGACGTGCTTAGAGCACACAAGGTCAGGCAGCAAGTTAACGGGCCGCACAACGCTCCCTTTGCACAACGTCTCGATCTAGGCTGGGTGGTGATAGGGGAGGTGTGCCTAGGTAATGTGCATAAGCCAATAGTTGACACATTCAAGACCCATGTGCTAGACAGCGGTCGCCATTCCATATTTCAGCCCTGTGCAAGTTTCATGCAGGTCAAAGAAATACAGCCAAGCTTCAACGAGTCTAACAAAATGCCAGAGAGGATACTAGGACACACAGTGTTTAACCAATCTGAACATGATAACAAACCTGCCCCATCAATAGAAGACATCCTCTTCCTAGAGATCATGGATACAAATGTCCACAGAGATGACACTGGTAGTTGGGTTGCTCCATTGCCGTTCAAAGAACCACGGCAACGTTTGCCAAATAATAAAGAGCATGCGGTTAAGAGGTTTGAATCCTTGCAATGCCAATTCAGGAAGAAACCCGAGATGCAGAAGCAATATGTGGCATTCATGGAGAAGATCATTGCCAACGGTCACACAGAGGTGGCACCACCCTTGAGGGAAGATGAAGAGTGCTGGTTTCTTCCATCATTCGGGGTATACCACCCACAAAAGCCCAACCAAATCAGGGTGGTTTTTGATTCCAGCGCTTGGTACTGCGGGGTCTCCCTCAATGACGTGCTTCTGACTGGTCCCGACCTCAACAATTCTCTCTTGGGCGTCCTTCTACGCTTTCGAAGGGAGAGAGTAGCTATCCTCGCCGACATCCAACAAATGTTTCACTGCTTTTTGGTCCATGAAAGGCACCGCAACTTCCTCCGGTTTTTGTGGTATGAGGAAAACGACCTCACCAAGGCAGTTATCGACTATCGCATGAGGATTCATGTCTTTGGCAACTCACCATCTCCGGCTGTGGCCATCTATGGTCTGCGAAGAGCCATTGCTGAAGGTGCCCAGAAGTACGGTGCCGACACAGTGAAATTTGTGGAAAGGCACTTTTACGTGGATGATGGCTTGGTGTCTCTCCCATCTGAAGCAGAAGCAATCAAGCTTCTCCAACGGACTCAGGCGTCACTTGCTGAATCAAACCTCCGCTTGCACAAGTTTGTGTCGAACAGTCCAGCAGTCACTGGAGCTTTCCCGCCAGAAGATTGTGTCGCGCTCATCAAGGATCTGGATTTGAGCGGAGAGACAGCACCCATGCAGCGCAGCCTGGGTTTGCTTTGGGAGATCAGAAAAGACACATTCACATTCTCTGCATCAACTATTATCAAACCTTTCACCCGACGTGGAGTCCTCTCTACCGTCAATAGTGTTTTTGATCCAATGGGTATGCTGGCACCCGTCACAATCCAGGGACGAGCTCTTCTTAGGGAACTTAGTTCGGAACTGACTGAGATGCACCTCTCCCAGAAGACAAGCTGA